Proteins encoded in a region of the Streptomyces sp. PCS3-D2 genome:
- the dut gene encoding dUTP diphosphatase, protein MSLSNNGSRRDVDVLLRRVDPEVPIPAYGHPGDAGCDLVTTEAAVLEPGERAVLPTGVAIALPDGYAAFVHPRSGLAARCGLALVNAPGTVDAGYRGEIKVIVVNLDPRESVRFERFDRIAQLVVQRVEKVRFHEVAELPGSARAEGGFGSTGGHAAVAGSGAGQQGGNGYASVVTDREGQ, encoded by the coding sequence ATGTCCCTGAGCAACAACGGATCCCGCCGCGACGTCGACGTGTTGCTGCGCCGCGTCGATCCGGAGGTTCCCATTCCGGCGTACGGGCACCCCGGCGACGCCGGCTGCGATCTGGTCACCACCGAGGCCGCCGTGCTGGAGCCCGGTGAGCGCGCGGTGCTGCCCACGGGGGTCGCGATCGCCCTGCCCGACGGGTACGCGGCCTTCGTGCACCCGCGTTCGGGGCTGGCCGCGCGCTGCGGGCTCGCGCTCGTGAATGCCCCGGGGACGGTGGATGCCGGGTACCGTGGAGAGATCAAGGTGATCGTGGTCAATCTCGACCCTCGCGAGAGCGTCCGGTTCGAGCGTTTCGACCGCATTGCCCAGCTGGTTGTCCAGCGGGTCGAGAAGGTGCGCTTCCACGAGGTGGCGGAACTTCCCGGCTCGGCCCGGGCCGAGGGGGGCTTCGGCTCCACCGGCGGTCATGCGGCCGTGGCCGGATCCGGGGCTGGTCAGCAGGGTGGGAATGGCTACGCTTCGGTCGTTACCGACCGGGAAGGACAGTGA
- a CDS encoding TrkA family potassium uptake protein gives MHIVIMGCGRVGSALAQTLEQQGHTVAVVDQDPTAFRRLGAGFGGRRVTGVGFDQDTLREAGIEDAGAFAAVSSGDNSNIIAARVAREMFGVENVAARIYDPKRAEVYQRLGIPTVATVRWTADQMLRRLLPSGAEPLWRDPSGGVQLAEVHTSPAWIGHKVSKIQDETGVRVAFLTRLGEAMLPTSQTVLQEGDLVHVMMRTDEIDKVEAVFAEGPEEAHA, from the coding sequence GTGCACATCGTCATCATGGGTTGCGGAAGAGTGGGCTCCGCCCTCGCGCAAACCCTGGAACAGCAGGGTCATACGGTCGCAGTCGTCGACCAGGACCCCACCGCATTCCGCCGGCTCGGCGCCGGTTTCGGTGGCCGCCGCGTCACCGGGGTCGGCTTTGACCAGGACACCCTGCGGGAGGCGGGAATCGAGGACGCGGGCGCGTTCGCGGCCGTCAGCAGTGGTGACAATTCCAACATCATCGCCGCCCGGGTGGCCCGGGAGATGTTCGGCGTCGAGAACGTCGCCGCGCGCATCTACGACCCCAAGCGCGCCGAGGTCTACCAGCGTCTGGGCATCCCCACCGTCGCCACCGTGCGCTGGACCGCCGACCAGATGCTGCGCCGGCTGCTGCCGTCGGGCGCCGAGCCGCTGTGGCGGGACCCGAGCGGCGGCGTCCAGCTCGCCGAGGTGCACACCTCCCCCGCCTGGATCGGCCACAAGGTCAGCAAGATCCAGGACGAGACCGGCGTGCGTGTCGCGTTCCTCACCCGGCTGGGCGAGGCCATGCTGCCGACCTCCCAGACGGTGCTGCAGGAGGGCGACCTCGTCCACGTGATGATGCGCACGGACGAGATCGACAAGGTCGAGGCGGTCTTCGCCGAGGGGCCTGAGGAGGCACACGCATGA
- a CDS encoding DUF3159 domain-containing protein — protein sequence MPLDKPTNPEPGTEPSEDQKAVTQAALFDAFGGVRGTIETMLPGLLFVMIYTVNKDVKMSAIAAGAVAVLLVIVRLLRKDTVKHAFSGVFGVGVGVAFALFTGSAKGFYLPGMIYGVCLGLAFTVSALVGFPLLGVILGPVFKENLSWRTRNPGRKKAYTKASLAWGLIFLAKYAILFPLYWWGDATQLGWVLIALKLPPMVLAVYFTWVFLAKAPPPIDVIAEWEAKEAAEAAAARPKA from the coding sequence ATGCCACTCGACAAACCGACCAACCCGGAGCCCGGCACCGAGCCGTCCGAGGACCAGAAGGCCGTGACACAGGCGGCCCTGTTCGACGCGTTCGGAGGTGTCCGGGGCACCATCGAGACGATGCTCCCCGGGCTGCTCTTCGTGATGATCTACACGGTCAACAAGGACGTGAAGATGTCCGCCATCGCGGCGGGCGCGGTCGCCGTCCTGCTGGTGATCGTGCGGCTGCTGCGCAAGGACACGGTCAAGCACGCCTTCAGCGGGGTGTTCGGCGTGGGCGTGGGCGTGGCCTTCGCCCTGTTCACGGGCAGCGCCAAGGGCTTCTACCTGCCGGGCATGATCTACGGCGTCTGCCTGGGCCTGGCCTTCACGGTCTCGGCGCTGGTGGGCTTCCCCCTGCTGGGCGTGATCCTCGGGCCGGTCTTCAAGGAGAACCTGTCCTGGCGCACCCGCAACCCGGGGCGCAAGAAGGCGTACACCAAGGCGAGCCTGGCGTGGGGGCTGATCTTCCTCGCCAAGTACGCGATCCTCTTCCCGCTGTACTGGTGGGGCGACGCGACACAGTTGGGCTGGGTGCTGATCGCGCTGAAACTCCCGCCGATGGTGCTCGCGGTGTACTTCACCTGGGTCTTCCTGGCGAAGGCGCCGCCGCCGATCGACGTGATCGCGGAGTGGGAGGCCAAGGAGGCCGCCGAGGCCGCGGCCGCCAGGCCGAAGGCCTGA
- a CDS encoding APC family permease — MSKLTDVPKRILIGRALRSDRLGETLLPKRIALPVFASDPLSSVAYAPGEVLLVLSIAGVSAYHYSPWIALAVVVLMFTVVASYRQNVHAYPSGGGDYEVANTNLGPRAGLTVASALLVDYVLTVAVSISSGVENLGSAVHFVIEHKVLSAIVMILLLTLMNLRGVKESGKLFAIPTYVFVAAVFVMIGWGAWKGIVLGETMSAPTADFEIEPEQKGLAGFAMVFLLLRAFSSGCAALTGVEAISNGVPAFRKPKSKNAATTLALMGGLAVTMFCGIIGLAMATNVRMAENPAVDLLHDGVPVGPEYVQDPVISQVGEAVFGNGSILFVLLATATALVLFLAANTAYNGFPLLGSILAQDRYLPRQLHTRGDRLAFSNGIVLLAGAAILLVWIYDADSTKLIQLYIVGVFVSFTLSQIGMVRHWNRHLRTERDVAARRRMHRSRAINTFGAFFTGMVLVVVLATKFTHGAWVALLGMVIFYGTMTAIRKHYDRVSAEIAAAEGPSDDSVRPSRVHSIVLVSKVHKPTLRALAFAKLTRSDTLEALSISVDQAETKALREEWDRRRINVPLKILDSPYREITRPVVEYVKGLRSENPRDAVSVYIPEYVVGRWWEHLLHNQSALRLKGRLLFTPGVMVTSVPYQLESSELAKRRAKKRQDWNAPGSVRRGPVDTPRPPKAPTGKG, encoded by the coding sequence GTGTCCAAACTGACCGACGTGCCCAAACGGATCCTGATCGGCCGGGCGCTGCGCAGCGACCGCCTCGGGGAAACCCTCCTTCCCAAGCGGATCGCCCTTCCCGTCTTCGCGTCCGACCCTCTCTCCTCGGTGGCCTACGCACCGGGTGAGGTCCTGCTGGTCCTGTCGATCGCGGGCGTCTCGGCCTACCACTACAGCCCCTGGATCGCCCTCGCGGTCGTGGTGCTGATGTTCACGGTGGTGGCCTCCTACCGGCAGAACGTCCACGCCTACCCCAGCGGTGGCGGCGACTACGAGGTGGCCAACACCAACCTCGGGCCCCGGGCCGGCCTGACCGTCGCGAGCGCCCTGCTCGTCGACTACGTCCTGACCGTCGCCGTGTCGATCTCCTCCGGGGTCGAGAACCTCGGCTCCGCGGTGCATTTCGTCATCGAGCACAAGGTGCTCTCGGCGATCGTCATGATCCTTCTGCTCACGCTGATGAACCTGCGCGGCGTGAAGGAGTCCGGCAAGCTCTTCGCGATCCCGACCTACGTCTTCGTCGCCGCGGTCTTCGTCATGATCGGCTGGGGTGCCTGGAAGGGCATCGTCCTCGGCGAGACCATGTCGGCGCCGACGGCCGATTTCGAGATCGAACCAGAACAGAAGGGCCTGGCCGGCTTCGCCATGGTCTTCCTGCTGCTGCGCGCCTTCTCCTCGGGCTGTGCGGCGCTGACCGGCGTCGAGGCGATCAGCAACGGCGTCCCCGCCTTCCGCAAGCCCAAGAGCAAGAACGCCGCGACCACGCTCGCCCTCATGGGCGGCCTGGCGGTCACCATGTTCTGCGGCATCATCGGCCTGGCCATGGCCACCAACGTGCGGATGGCCGAGAACCCGGCCGTGGACCTGCTGCACGACGGCGTCCCGGTCGGCCCCGAGTACGTCCAGGACCCGGTGATCTCCCAGGTCGGCGAGGCCGTCTTCGGCAACGGCAGCATCCTCTTCGTCCTGCTGGCCACCGCCACCGCGCTGGTGCTGTTCCTGGCCGCGAACACCGCGTACAACGGCTTCCCGCTGCTCGGCTCGATCCTCGCGCAGGACCGCTACCTGCCGCGCCAGCTGCACACCCGCGGCGACCGGCTCGCCTTCTCCAACGGCATCGTGCTCCTCGCCGGCGCCGCCATCCTGCTCGTCTGGATCTACGACGCGGACTCGACGAAGCTGATCCAGCTCTACATCGTCGGCGTCTTCGTGTCCTTCACGCTGAGCCAGATCGGCATGGTCCGGCACTGGAACCGGCACCTGAGGACGGAACGCGACGTGGCCGCCCGCCGGCGCATGCACCGCTCCCGGGCGATCAACACCTTCGGCGCCTTCTTCACGGGCATGGTTCTGGTCGTCGTCCTGGCCACCAAGTTCACCCATGGCGCCTGGGTCGCCCTGCTCGGCATGGTGATCTTCTACGGCACGATGACGGCGATCCGGAAGCACTACGACCGGGTCTCCGCCGAGATCGCCGCCGCCGAGGGCCCCAGCGACGACAGCGTGCGCCCCTCCCGGGTCCACTCCATCGTCCTGGTCTCCAAGGTGCACAAGCCCACGCTGCGCGCCCTGGCCTTCGCCAAGCTCACCCGCTCGGACACCCTGGAAGCACTCAGCATCAGCGTCGACCAGGCCGAGACCAAGGCCCTGCGCGAGGAGTGGGACCGGCGCAGGATCAACGTCCCGCTCAAGATCCTCGACTCGCCGTACCGCGAGATCACCCGCCCGGTCGTCGAGTACGTCAAGGGCCTGCGCAGCGAGAACCCGCGCGACGCGGTCAGCGTGTACATCCCCGAGTACGTCGTCGGCCGCTGGTGGGAGCACCTGCTGCACAACCAGAGCGCGCTGCGCCTCAAGGGCAGGCTGCTCTTCACCCCCGGTGTGATGGTCACCTCGGTGCCGTACCAGCTCGAATCCTCGGAGCTCGCCAAGCGGAGGGCCAAGAAGCGGCAGGACTGGAACGCGCCGGGCTCGGTGCGCCGCGGTCCCGTGGACACCCCGCGACCGCCGAAGGCGCCGACCGGCAAGGGCTGA
- a CDS encoding response regulator has product MTRVLVVDDEPQIVRALVINLKARTYEVDAASDGASALELAAARHPDVVVLDLGLPDMDGVEVIRGLRGRSRVPILVLSARHSSDEKVEALDAGADDYVTKPFGMDELLARLRAAVRRAEPSAGSGADGSVVATEGFTVDLAAKKAVREGRDVRLTPTEWHLLEVLVRNGGKLVGQKQLLQEVWGPSYGTETNYLRVYMAQLRRKLEADPSRPRHFITEPGMGYRFER; this is encoded by the coding sequence ATGACCCGGGTGCTCGTGGTGGACGACGAGCCGCAGATCGTCCGAGCCCTCGTGATCAATCTGAAGGCGCGCACGTACGAGGTCGACGCCGCCTCCGACGGCGCGAGCGCACTGGAGCTCGCGGCCGCCCGCCACCCCGACGTGGTCGTCCTCGACCTCGGTCTGCCGGACATGGACGGGGTGGAGGTGATCAGGGGGCTGCGCGGCCGGAGCCGCGTGCCGATCCTGGTCCTCTCCGCCCGGCACAGCTCCGACGAGAAGGTGGAGGCCCTGGACGCGGGGGCGGACGACTACGTCACCAAGCCCTTCGGCATGGACGAGCTGCTGGCCAGGCTGCGCGCCGCCGTCCGCCGGGCCGAACCGTCCGCCGGGTCCGGCGCGGACGGGTCGGTCGTGGCGACCGAGGGCTTCACGGTGGACCTGGCCGCCAAGAAGGCGGTGCGCGAGGGGCGCGACGTACGGCTGACGCCCACCGAGTGGCACCTGCTGGAGGTCCTGGTCCGCAACGGCGGCAAGCTGGTCGGCCAGAAGCAGCTGCTCCAGGAGGTCTGGGGACCCTCGTACGGCACCGAGACGAACTACCTGAGGGTCTACATGGCCCAGTTGCGGCGCAAGCTGGAGGCGGACCCCTCGCGTCCGCGGCACTTCATCACCGAGCCGGGCATGGGATACCGCTTCGAGAGGTAG
- a CDS encoding sensor histidine kinase KdpD — protein MGRGKLRIYLGAAPGVGKTHAMLSEGHRRTERGADCVVGFAEHHGRPRTQAALHGLEQVERRTLAHRGAPLTEMDVDALLARRPAVALVDELAHTNAPGSRNAKRWQDVEELLRAGIDVVSTVNIQHLESLGDVVESITGVRQRETVPDEVVRRADQVELVDMSPQALRRRMAHGNIYGPEMIDAALSHHFRPGNLTALRELALLWVADRADEYLQQYRGEHGIPSTWQARERIVVGLTGGPEGRTLIRRASRMAAKGSGSEILAVYVARSDGPTAASPKELAVQRALVEDVGGTFHHVIGDNIPDALLAFARGINATQIVLGSSRRRPWQYVFGPGVGAGVARDAGPDLDVHIVTHDEVARGRGLPAARTAAQLGRNRTAAGWVVGTVLPLLLCLLLTHVDADLGLANDMLLFLSLTVAAALLGGLWPALASAALGSLLMNYFFAPPLHRFTVSDPRNILAITVFFGVAVSVASVVDLAARRTHQAARLRAESEILSFLAGSVLRGETTLDALLERVRETFAMESVALLERTGDREPWKPAGSVGPGAVARPEDADVDMPIGDHMALALSGRVLPAEDRRVLGAFAAQAAVVLDRQRLVGEAEEARRLAEGNRIRTALLAAVSHDLRTPLASIKASVTSLRSDDVEWSEEDRAVLLEGIEDGADRLDHLVGNLLDMSRLQTGTVTPLIREIDLDEVVPMALGGVPEDSVLLDVPESLPMVAADPGLLERAVANVVENAVKYSPAGEPVLVAASCLGDRVEMRVVDRGPGVPDEAKDRIFAPFQRYGDAPRGAGVGLGLAVARGFSESMNGTLAAEDTPGGGLTMVLTLRAVSRRPAPAPCPAPIPVSGTADGADGTDGMDGADAGRGGYGGGPGGDASRATRPPGTDRAGPHHAGTDRAGTDPLDTGHDRGRTMRQKAGRR, from the coding sequence ATGGGACGCGGCAAGCTCAGGATCTACCTCGGCGCGGCACCCGGCGTGGGCAAGACCCACGCGATGCTCTCCGAGGGGCACCGCAGGACGGAGCGGGGCGCGGACTGCGTCGTGGGCTTCGCCGAGCACCACGGGCGACCGCGCACGCAGGCCGCGCTCCACGGCCTGGAACAGGTCGAGCGCCGGACCCTGGCCCACCGCGGCGCCCCCCTCACCGAGATGGACGTGGACGCGCTCCTCGCCCGCCGCCCGGCCGTCGCGCTGGTGGACGAGCTCGCGCACACCAACGCTCCCGGCTCGCGCAACGCCAAGCGCTGGCAGGACGTGGAGGAGCTGCTGCGCGCCGGCATCGACGTCGTCTCGACCGTCAACATCCAGCACCTGGAGTCGCTCGGGGACGTCGTCGAGTCGATCACCGGGGTGCGGCAGCGGGAGACCGTGCCCGACGAGGTCGTCCGCCGGGCCGACCAGGTCGAGCTGGTCGACATGTCCCCGCAGGCGCTGCGCCGGCGCATGGCGCACGGGAACATATACGGGCCCGAGATGATCGACGCGGCGCTCTCCCACCACTTCCGGCCGGGCAACCTCACCGCGCTGCGCGAGCTCGCACTGCTGTGGGTGGCCGACCGGGCGGACGAGTACCTCCAGCAGTACCGGGGCGAGCACGGCATCCCCTCGACCTGGCAGGCACGGGAGCGGATCGTCGTCGGGCTGACCGGCGGCCCGGAGGGGCGCACCCTCATCCGGCGTGCGTCGAGGATGGCGGCCAAGGGCTCGGGCAGCGAGATCCTCGCCGTCTACGTCGCCCGCAGCGACGGCCCGACCGCCGCCTCGCCGAAGGAACTCGCGGTTCAGCGCGCCCTGGTCGAGGACGTCGGAGGAACGTTCCATCACGTCATCGGCGACAACATTCCCGACGCCCTGCTGGCCTTCGCACGCGGGATCAACGCCACCCAGATCGTGCTCGGCTCCAGCCGCCGCCGCCCCTGGCAGTACGTCTTCGGCCCCGGCGTCGGCGCCGGGGTGGCCCGCGACGCCGGCCCCGACCTCGACGTCCACATCGTCACGCACGACGAGGTCGCCAGGGGGCGCGGCCTGCCCGCCGCCCGCACGGCGGCCCAGCTCGGCCGCAACCGGACCGCGGCCGGCTGGGTCGTGGGAACGGTCCTGCCGCTGCTGCTGTGCCTGCTGCTCACGCACGTCGACGCGGACCTCGGGCTCGCCAACGACATGCTGCTGTTCCTGTCGCTGACGGTGGCCGCCGCGCTGCTGGGAGGGCTCTGGCCGGCCCTCGCCTCCGCGGCGCTCGGCTCGCTGCTGATGAACTACTTCTTCGCGCCCCCGCTGCACCGGTTCACCGTGTCCGACCCCAGGAACATCCTCGCCATCACCGTCTTCTTCGGCGTGGCCGTCTCGGTGGCCTCGGTGGTGGACCTGGCCGCCCGGCGCACCCACCAGGCCGCCCGTCTGCGCGCCGAGTCCGAGATCCTCTCCTTCCTCGCCGGAAGCGTGCTCCGCGGCGAGACCACGCTGGACGCGCTGCTGGAGCGGGTGCGCGAGACCTTCGCCATGGAGTCGGTGGCCCTGCTGGAGCGGACCGGCGACCGGGAGCCCTGGAAGCCGGCCGGCAGCGTCGGCCCCGGTGCGGTGGCCCGGCCCGAGGACGCCGATGTGGACATGCCGATCGGCGACCACATGGCCCTCGCGCTGTCCGGGCGGGTCCTGCCGGCGGAGGACCGGCGGGTGCTCGGCGCCTTCGCCGCCCAGGCGGCCGTGGTCCTGGACCGCCAGCGCCTGGTCGGCGAGGCCGAGGAGGCCCGCAGGCTGGCCGAGGGCAACCGGATCCGCACCGCCCTGCTGGCCGCCGTCAGCCACGACCTGCGCACGCCGCTCGCCTCCATCAAGGCGTCCGTCACCTCGCTGCGCTCCGACGACGTGGAATGGTCCGAGGAAGACCGGGCCGTGCTCCTGGAGGGCATCGAGGACGGCGCCGACCGCCTCGACCACCTGGTGGGTAACCTCCTCGACATGTCGCGGCTGCAGACCGGGACGGTCACCCCGCTGATCCGGGAGATCGACCTCGACGAGGTGGTCCCGATGGCGCTGGGCGGCGTACCGGAGGACAGCGTGCTGCTGGACGTGCCCGAGTCGCTGCCGATGGTGGCGGCGGACCCCGGGCTGCTGGAGCGGGCCGTGGCCAACGTCGTGGAGAACGCCGTCAAGTACAGCCCGGCCGGCGAACCGGTGCTGGTGGCGGCCAGCTGCCTCGGCGACCGGGTCGAAATGCGGGTCGTCGACCGTGGGCCGGGCGTCCCCGACGAGGCCAAGGACCGGATCTTCGCCCCCTTCCAGCGGTACGGGGACGCCCCGCGCGGCGCCGGGGTGGGCCTCGGGCTGGCCGTCGCGCGCGGCTTCTCCGAGTCCATGAACGGCACCCTCGCGGCCGAGGACACCCCCGGCGGCGGGCTGACCATGGTGCTGACCCTGCGGGCGGTGTCCCGACGGCCTGCCCCGGCCCCGTGCCCGGCCCCGATACCGGTCTCGGGCACGGCCGACGGCGCGGACGGCACGGACGGCATGGACGGCGCGGATGCCGGGCGCGGCGGGTACGGCGGCGGGCCCGGGGGAGACGCTTCCCGAGCCACGCGTCCCCCCGGCACGGACCGTGCCGGGCCCCACCACGCCGGCACGGACCGCGCCGGGACCGACCCACTCGACACCGGTCACGACCGTGGCCGGACGATGCGACAGAAGGCAGGACGCCGATGA
- a CDS encoding DUF3710 domain-containing protein, translating to MFGRRKKNDSAKDGGAAEQVVDGVAAAEQDDTGESDGAAAPRRINLPPAPRPDGPWDVSEVPGNPTDGRVDLGGIFVPGVDGMELRVEVAGDAIVAATVVLGDSAVQLQAFAAPKKEGIWGEVRDEIAAGITQQGGIIDEVQGALGWELRAQVPVPLPDGQTGAQLVRFVGVDGPRWFLRGVISGQGAVRPESAGVLEQIFRDTVVVRGDGPMAPRDPIVLKLPNDAQMVPDGVQTEDQEGSRFGGGMGQLDRGPEITEVR from the coding sequence GTGTTCGGACGTCGCAAGAAGAACGACTCCGCCAAGGACGGCGGCGCGGCCGAGCAGGTCGTAGACGGCGTCGCCGCCGCTGAGCAGGACGACACGGGCGAGTCGGACGGCGCTGCCGCGCCGCGCCGGATCAACCTGCCCCCGGCCCCGCGGCCGGACGGCCCCTGGGACGTCTCCGAGGTGCCCGGCAACCCGACCGACGGCCGGGTCGACCTGGGCGGCATCTTCGTACCCGGTGTCGACGGCATGGAACTGCGCGTCGAGGTGGCCGGGGACGCCATCGTGGCCGCCACCGTGGTGCTGGGTGACAGCGCCGTGCAGCTGCAGGCCTTCGCCGCCCCCAAGAAGGAGGGCATCTGGGGCGAGGTCCGCGACGAGATCGCCGCGGGCATCACCCAGCAGGGCGGCATCATCGACGAGGTCCAGGGCGCGCTGGGCTGGGAACTGCGTGCGCAGGTCCCCGTCCCGCTGCCGGACGGGCAGACCGGTGCCCAGCTGGTCCGCTTCGTCGGCGTCGACGGCCCGCGCTGGTTCCTGCGGGGCGTCATCTCCGGCCAGGGCGCGGTGCGCCCCGAGTCGGCGGGCGTGCTGGAGCAGATCTTCCGGGACACCGTCGTCGTCCGCGGCGACGGCCCGATGGCCCCGCGCGACCCGATCGTCCTGAAGCTCCCGAACGACGCCCAGATGGTGCCGGACGGCGTGCAGACGGAGGACCAGGAAGGCTCCCGCTTCGGCGGCGGCATGGGCCAGCTCGACCGCGGCCCGGAGATCACCGAGGTCCGCTGA
- a CDS encoding TrkA family potassium uptake protein — MRVAIAGAGAVGRSIAGELLENGHEVLLVDKAPTAISVERVPQAEWLLADACEITSLDEAALQRCNVVIAATGDDKVNLVVSLLAKTEYGVPRVVARVNNPKNEWLFNESWGVDVAVSTPRLMSALVEEAVSVGDLVRLLRFSHGDANLVELTLPADSSVAGTQISEISWPEDTSLVTIIRGNRVLTPHGEETLEPGDELLFVAAQAREEQLEDLLQARR; from the coding sequence ATGAGGGTCGCGATCGCCGGGGCGGGAGCGGTCGGCCGCTCCATCGCGGGCGAGCTGCTGGAGAACGGCCACGAGGTGCTCCTGGTCGACAAGGCGCCGACCGCCATCTCGGTGGAGCGGGTGCCGCAGGCCGAGTGGCTGCTGGCCGACGCCTGCGAGATCACCTCGCTGGACGAGGCGGCGCTGCAGCGCTGCAACGTGGTCATCGCGGCGACCGGGGACGACAAGGTCAACCTCGTCGTCTCGCTGCTCGCGAAGACCGAGTACGGGGTGCCGCGCGTGGTGGCCCGCGTCAACAACCCGAAGAACGAGTGGCTCTTCAACGAGTCCTGGGGCGTGGACGTCGCGGTCTCCACGCCGCGCCTGATGTCGGCCCTGGTCGAGGAGGCCGTGAGCGTCGGCGACCTGGTACGGCTGCTGCGCTTCAGCCACGGCGACGCCAACCTGGTCGAGCTGACCCTTCCGGCCGACTCCTCGGTCGCGGGTACGCAGATCAGCGAGATCAGCTGGCCCGAGGACACCTCGCTGGTCACGATCATCCGGGGCAACCGGGTGCTGACGCCGCACGGCGAGGAGACCCTGGAGCCGGGCGACGAGCTCCTGTTCGTGGCCGCCCAGGCCCGCGAGGAGCAGCTGGAGGACCTCCTCCAGGCCCGCCGCTAG
- a CDS encoding class I SAM-dependent RNA methyltransferase produces MTEQNEKQSLVGEEYEVEVGPVAHGGHCIARTAEGRVLFVRHTLPGEKVVAKVTEGDVDSRFLRADAITVLEASKDRVEAPCPYAGPGRCGGCDWQHAKPGAQRRLKGEVVAEQLKRLAGLTAEEAGWDGTVMPAEGDKLPAGQVPQWRTRVQYAVDADGTVGLRKHRSHEIEPIDHCMIAAPGVSELGIEKQDWPQMATVEAIAASGSGDRQVVLTPRPGGRLPLVELDKPVSVLRVGEKDGGVHRVHGRPFVRERADGRTYRVGMGGFWQVHPQAADTLIKAVMQGLMPRKGEMALDLYCGVGIFAGALAERLGETGAVLGIESTKRAVEDARHNLADFPRVRIEQGKVETVLPKTGITECDLVVLDPPRAGAGKQTVRHVAGLSARRIAYVACDPAALARDLGYFREYGYKPRTLRVFDLFPMTHHVECVAILEPAEKGR; encoded by the coding sequence ATGACGGAGCAGAACGAGAAGCAGTCACTGGTCGGGGAGGAGTACGAGGTCGAGGTCGGACCCGTGGCGCACGGCGGGCACTGCATCGCCCGGACCGCGGAGGGCCGCGTCCTGTTCGTCCGCCACACCCTCCCCGGTGAGAAGGTCGTCGCGAAGGTCACCGAGGGCGACGTCGACTCCCGCTTCCTGCGCGCCGACGCGATCACCGTGCTCGAAGCCTCCAAGGACCGGGTCGAGGCCCCCTGCCCCTACGCGGGCCCCGGCAGGTGCGGCGGCTGCGACTGGCAGCACGCCAAGCCGGGCGCACAGCGCCGGCTCAAGGGCGAGGTCGTCGCCGAACAGCTGAAGCGGCTTGCCGGGCTGACCGCGGAGGAGGCCGGCTGGGACGGCACCGTGATGCCCGCCGAGGGCGACAAGCTGCCGGCCGGGCAGGTGCCGCAGTGGCGCACGCGCGTGCAGTACGCCGTCGACGCCGACGGTACCGTCGGGCTGCGCAAGCACCGCTCGCACGAGATCGAGCCGATCGACCACTGCATGATCGCTGCGCCCGGCGTCAGCGAGCTCGGCATCGAGAAGCAGGACTGGCCCCAGATGGCCACGGTCGAGGCGATCGCCGCATCCGGCTCGGGCGACCGCCAGGTCGTCCTCACCCCTCGCCCCGGCGGTCGCCTCCCGCTCGTCGAGCTCGACAAGCCGGTCTCCGTCCTCCGCGTCGGGGAGAAGGACGGCGGCGTCCACCGCGTCCACGGCCGCCCCTTCGTACGGGAGCGCGCGGACGGCCGTACGTACCGCGTCGGCATGGGCGGCTTCTGGCAGGTCCACCCGCAGGCCGCGGACACCCTGATCAAGGCCGTCATGCAGGGCCTGATGCCGCGCAAGGGCGAGATGGCCCTCGACCTGTACTGCGGCGTCGGCATCTTCGCGGGCGCGCTCGCCGAACGCCTCGGCGAAACGGGCGCGGTGCTCGGCATCGAGTCGACGAAGCGCGCGGTGGAGGACGCCCGGCACAACCTCGCGGACTTCCCCCGGGTCCGCATCGAGCAGGGCAAGGTCGAGACGGTCCTCCCGAAAACCGGCATCACGGAATGCGACCTGGTCGTCCTGGACCCGCCGCGCGCGGGCGCGGGCAAGCAGACGGTCCGCCACGTGGCCGGCCTCTCGGCCCGCCGCATCGCCTACGTCGCCTGCGACCCGGCGGCCCTGGCCCGCGACCTGGGCTACTTCAGGGAATACGGCTACAAGCCCCGCACCCTCCGCGTCTTCGACCTCTTCCCGATGACGCATCATGTGGAGTGCGTCGCGATCCTGGAGCCTGCTGAAAAGGGCCGCTGA
- a CDS encoding OB-fold nucleic acid binding domain-containing protein: MSAEPRPGSPAKPARSAGRFRRMIERLSTSQEELHSAELQEDAEAAGCTRICDCDDRQIVKVTGTLRTVTLRPRAGVPALEAELFDGSGALDVVWLGRRSIVGIEPGRRMTASGRISLSHGRRVLFNPKYELRPLGQEQ; encoded by the coding sequence ATGAGTGCTGAACCGCGTCCCGGGAGTCCCGCGAAGCCGGCCAGGTCGGCGGGCCGGTTCCGCCGGATGATCGAGCGGCTGTCGACCTCGCAGGAGGAGCTGCATTCGGCGGAGCTGCAGGAGGACGCAGAAGCCGCGGGCTGTACACGGATCTGCGACTGCGACGACCGCCAGATAGTCAAGGTGACCGGCACCCTCCGCACGGTCACCCTGCGCCCCCGGGCCGGCGTCCCAGCCCTGGAGGCTGAGCTGTTCGACGGCTCCGGCGCGCTGGACGTGGTCTGGCTCGGGCGTCGCTCGATCGTGGGAATCGAGCCCGGCCGGCGCATGACCGCTTCCGGACGCATCTCGCTGAGCCACGGCCGTCGGGTGCTGTTCAACCCGAAGTACGAACTCCGACCGCTCGGACAGGAGCAGTAA